CCAGGAAAGCCGCCCGAATGGCCGACGACCAGGCGGTCCCCAATCTCCTCGATGATGAAGCCCAGTCCGTACCAGCGCTTGACCGGTCGATGGATCTCGGATTCCTTGCGCTGCATCAGGCGCCTGGACGCGTCTGTGAGCAGATCGGCACGGCCCAGTGCGTGCGCGGACAGATAAGCCGTGACATCTTCGGCCGTGCCGTAAAACCCTGTGGCCGCCGCCATCGCCCGCGTGTCCGAAGACGGCAGAACCCGCCGGGGATCGTTTCCTGCCAGGCGCCCGCTGTGCCCGGCCGCCAGCTCGGGTTCGCGTTCCTGTGGCAGCTCCGGCCCCAGGTTGGTCAGCGTGAGCGGCCCGGTGATGTGTGCCGCGACGTAATCCTCGTATGTCTGGCTGCTGGCCGCCTCGATGATCAGGCCCAGCAGCGAGTAGCCCATGTTCGAGTACTTGAAGAACTGATCCGGTGGGAACACGGCGTCCGCCCGGCACCGTGCGATCAGAGCGTCGCGGTCGGGGAAATCGTAGAGCTGCTGCCAGTAGTCGCTGTCGGCCCCATCGCGGTTGATGCCGGACTGGTGCCCCAGCAGTGCGCGCACCGTCAGCCCCGCCGCGGGCGATCCTGCCAGTTCCGGCAGCCAGCGGCCCGCCAGGTCGTCCAGACGCAGCGCCCCGGTCTCGGCCAGTTGGAAGATCGCGGTCGCGGTGAAGGTCTTGGAGTGTGAGGCGATGCGGAAGAGGTGCTGTGGAGTGAGCGGCTGCCCAGTGGCCTCGTTCGCCACGCCCAGAGCAAACGAGGCTGCCAGCTCACCGTTCACCCGGACCGCCACCTGTACGCCCGGCACCCGCGCCAGGTCCCGCTGGTACTCCAGCCATGACTGCAGATAAGGGGCCAGGTCACGTACGGTGTCGAAAAGTGGCATGAGGACAGGGTAGTGCCTGGGGCACAAGGCGGGGGCCAGGAGCAATGCGTGGTTGAGCACCTTTCAGCAGCAGGATCAGGGCGCGATTGTGTGGCCTGAACTGAGCTGGACTCGTCTGACCCCCAGGGTCTGAGGGAGCCGCGGAGCATCATGTGCTGCTCCAGCATGATTCCCCCGGCTCCGCTTTGACCAGGTTGGCAGCAGATTTTCAGGGTGGTAAGAACGGCATGGCTTACTGTATGTGCAACACGGGTTTGCACTCTTCCACGCCGATCAACCCAATGTCGTTCCGGGAACTCAATGCCCAGTCGTCCCGCTTGAGTCGCCAGCGATTCAACACGGCTGGCTCGCCGCGTCGTGTGGCCCAGTCATTGCCGTTCGGTTGGTAACCCATCACTTCTGACACGCGGTTGGACGCCACATTGTCAAAGAACGCCTCACTGGCCGCTTCCAAGGCCCCGAACCCTTCGAAGGCCAGGTGAAGGATGGCCGCACGCATCTCACGGCCCAGGCCCTGGCGTCGGATACCTGGGGCCAGCCAGGAAAAAGTGGTCACCGTCTTGAGGGTGTCGAACTTCACGCCGATTAAATCCTGCATCCCCACGGGCTGATCGCCCAGCATGACCACGAAGTACAGGCGCCAGGAATCCGGGCAAACGTTGCCGCGCCACGCCAGATAGCCTGTAGCCATTTTCGTTCACGTACCGGATTGTCCTCGTACAGGGCCATGGGATCGTCGAACGGGTAAGGTTGCCGCTCAACCACGCCAGCACGAACGACGGGAAAAAGCCGGGCGAGCAGGTCGTCCGTGGCGCCGTGAAGCTTCAACCTAGGCGTGATGACCTGGAGGCTGAGCGGTGGGTAGAGCGGAACGGACATGGGCCTAGGAGAATACGGATGGCTCAGGGAAGCCATAGGCGAAAGAGCCTAACGTCCGGTCCCGTTGTCGAGATTGCTGAGGGAAGCGTGGTAGGTCACGCCTGGTGCTGCTTCAGCATGAGTTTCGCCGAACCGCTTCGACTCCGCTTCCGCTCTTTCCAGTCCTGGATCTTACGGCCAGCCAAAAGTGGATTTTACTTTACGCCCATCGCCCGGTGTGCCTTCCGCGTGCCTTATATGAGGTGGAGACCATGGGCGTCGTTAGACGATGAAGGGAGAGCACCTGGGCTGGGAAAGCCCAGTAAAAACGGGGTCGAAGGCATCTGGGAACATCAAGGAACCTCAGGAACTCTGTAGAGCTTTCACATAGTTAAAGGTTCAAAGTCGAGGTCATACACGCAGAGAAACGCTGCGACGGGGTGAGCTCTCCACAGCCCGGCTTACCACGCCACCTTGATTGCTACGGGGCCATCAAGTCCGGAAGCGCGGGATCACGTCCTGCCCAAAGCGCTGCATCTCTTCGAGCTGAGGGCTGAACTGGAGCAGCAGCAGGTCCACGCCCGCTGCTTCGTACTCGCGGATGCGCGCTACGATCTGCTCCGGGGTCCCGATCAGGCGGGGACGCAGGCCCCGGTTGCTGACGCTGTACTCTTCGAGGCTCACCTGACTCTCGAGCTGGCTGCCACGGACAAAGTCCTGATACGACGCATACGCCTGTGGGCTTTGCCTCACGTCGGTGATGCGTGCCAGTTCTGCCTGCGCCTCCTCCTCAGTGTCACGGCAGATGACGTAGGCAGCCATCCCGAACTGCATGGGGACGCCGCCCGCCGCTTCACGCCGCGCGCGCATGTCGGCAATCTTGGCGGCGATAATTTCCGGAGGGTCACCGTGCATGACGTAGGCGTCCGACTTCTCCGAGATGAGCTGCTTGGCACGGGGCGACTCGCCGCCCATGTACACGGTGGACAGCTGGGCCGGTTTGGGTTCCAGGTGCGTGCCTGAGAGCTGGTACAACCCTCCAGCGTGGTCCACGACCGGCTCGGTGAGCAGTCGGCGCACGACGCTCAACCACTCCTCGGTGCGCGTGTAGCGGTCGTCGTGCTGATCGAATGGCATCCCGTACTGCCGCGCCTCGTCGGCCCACCAGCTGCTCACCACGTTCAGGCTGATGCGGCCCGGCGCGATGGTTTCGAGCGTGCTGATCGCCTTGGCGGTCAGGGCTGGAGCGTGATAGTTCGGGCGCACCGCCAGCATCAGCTCCAGATTCTGCGTCACGGCGGCCACGGCGGGTGCCAGCGTCCAGGCGTCCAGGCTCGGCGCCTGAGGTCCCTTGATGTCGTTGAGGTTGAGTTCCGCGATCAGGCTGAGGTCAAAGCCCAGCTGCTCGGATTGCACGGCCACGTCCCGCACGTATGTCCAGTCGGTGGTCATGTCCTCCTGCTCCACGTTGCGGAGCCAGCCGCCGAAAATGGGCATCCAGTAACCAAAACGCATGACGTCTCCTTCAAGTGCCTGCCAAAAAGACGAGTTCTTTTTGGCTGAGTGCGGCGGGGGGTGGGAGGGACCGGGAGAACCGGGGTGTTGCGCGGCTGGCTGCGGCCACGCCGGGCCGCAACCAGAGGTTCTAGCAGGCGCAGGTGTAGCGAAACCCGAACAGCTCACCCTTGAGCACCTCGTAGAAGGGTTCGGGATCGTCCGGGTCGAGGATCCCGTCTACCAGCGTGCCTCCGGCAGGCCGCTCGCCCCGGATCAGGCTGAGCCACTCGTCCTTGGTGACGTGCTCCTGCGGCATGACGCCTGCCCGCTCACGGACCAGCTTCACGTAGTCGCGCAGGAAGGTCCACCGCACGCCATCGCGCTGCTGCGGGGCGTCGAACGCCTCACCCGTGGCGTCGCGGTAGGCCAGCGCCGGCAGATCGACGCCACTGGCGATGGGCAGCCCGATCCACTTCCAGCTGCGGGTGTTCACATCGAGCAGCAGGTGCTCGCCCGTGTCGGGGTCCTGCACGAACTCGATCTCGCTGATCCCGTGAAAGCCCAGGGCCTGCAACACCCGCACGCCCCGCTCGGCGATCTCGGGAACGAACCGGGCGTCCGCCAGGCAGGAGGTTCCGAAGTCGGGTGGGTACTGTTCGAGCTTGCGCCCGACGAACACACCACGCGGGCGGCTTTGCGCGTCCAGGTAGCTGCAGACGCTGTAAAACCCGCCTGGCCGGGTCTGCACGATGCGCTGGGCGACCAGCTGAAGGCCCCGCTGCGCCGCTTCCTGCACACGTGAGGCGAACTCATCCGGGGTGTGCACCACGAAGACCTTGGCCCGGAAGGCCTCGTAAAAGGCGCGGGACTCATCGGGCTTCAGGATCACCGGGTACGGCACCTGCGCCGCGACCTCCCGCACCCGTTCGTGCGGGCCGGCGGCCAGGTCTGCCAGGGGCACGCCGTCCAGATACCAGCTTTGCGGGATGGGAATGCCCAGCTTCTCGGCGGCCCGGTACAGGCTGGTCTTGTTCAGGGCCGTGTCGATGACCTCCTGTCCACTGAACGGCACATGGTAGAAGCGTTCCAGCTCGGCCCTGTGATGCGCCGTGGCGAACACCCAGTCGTCGTTCGTGGGGAAGAGGACCGGCTTGTGCGCGAAGCGTGGCCCGAGGTCTAGAAGAAAGTCGGTGAACTCACGCCCGCCGTCCGCGACGTCCGGGCACAGAGCCAGGGCGCTGAGGTACCGGCTGCGCTGTCCCAGGCCGCCGCCTTCGCGGTCCAGGCCGAGTACAGGGATCCCCTGCCGTCCCAGACTGCGCGTGATGGCCAGAGCGGTGATGTGGGTGTTGAAGGTAATCGCAGCGGGCAGGCCCACCTCATTGATCCGGTCGATGGCGGCCAGCAGGTCAGAACGTTCGGTGATCATGCGGGTGTTTCCACACTTCTTTCAGGAAGCGGCGCGAGGCCGCGGGCGTACTGGAGCGTGCGCTCCACGAGGACATCGGTCGAGTTCACGAGCGGGGCGGGCACATCCTGCGCGCCGAGCACCAGCGGCACCTCGGTGCAGCCCGCCACCAGTACCTCGGCGCCCGCATCCACCAGTTCCAGCGCGAGTGAGCGCATCTCGGCGCGCACGTCGGGACCGGTATTTCCCGCCTTGATCCGGTACAGGAGCTCCATGAAGCGCTCCAGCGAGGCGCCTTCCAGGGTAAGGGTTCTGACGTCGTGCGGCGCGAATGCCGACTGGTACAGGCCCGCGTCGAGACAGGCGTTGGTGGCAAGCAGACCGACCCGCCGCAGTGCAGGACGCTCGCGCAGCACGGCGTCCCGCGTCTCCTCGATCAGGCTGACAAAAGGAAGGCTGGTGGCGTTCAGGATGTCGTCCTCAAAGGCGTGCGCGGTATTGCACACCATCACCAGGAAATCGGCTCCAGACGCCTGCAGGCCGCGCGCCATCTGCGCCAGCACCGGGCCAGGGGACTCGCCCCGGCCGGACAGAGCGGCATTCCGGTCCGGTACGCCAGGATTGTTGTCGATCAGGAGCCGCAGATGCTCCTGATCGCTCCCGGCTCCGGCGCGGCGCAGGACCTTGGCGAAGAAGTCCAGCGTGGCCTCCGGTCCCATACCGCCCAGCACCCCGACGGCCCTGCTCATGCGAACAGCACGTCCTGGTAGGCATACAGCGCGGGCGACCCCCCGGTATGCACGAACAGTACCTTCTGCCCCGGTTCGAACTCGCCGCGCCGCACCAGGCCAATAAGTCCCGCCATCGCCTTGCCGGTATACACGGGGTCAAGCAGAATGCCTTCCAGGCGCGCGAGAAGCTGCACCGCCTCGGTCATTTCAGCGGTCGGAAGGGAATAGCCAGGACCCACCCACTCGTCCAGGGCGCGCACCGCCTCCCGGGGAATATCCGGCACGCCCACAAGCTCGGCGGTCTGCTGCGCGAGGGCGTGGACGTTGCCTTCCTGCGTCTGGCGGTCACGGCGGACGTTGATCCCCGTCAGCGGAAGGTGGGCGGTGTTGCCGGTCAGACCGACCAGCAGGCCAGCATGCGTGCCTGCGCTGCCGCTGGCGCAGACCACATGATCGAGGTCCAGACCCATCTGGTAGGCCTGCCCCAGAAGTTCCTCAGCGCAGGCGACATACCCCAGCGCTCCGAGGGCGTTGGAGCCGCCCCCGGGAATGACATAGCCCTGACGGCCTTCCCGGGTCAGGTCGTCGGCGATGCCCTGCATCACGCCCGCCAGATCGGCGCCGCCCTCCACCACCGTGATGCTTTCGGCACCCAGGAGCCGGAACAGGAGGTTGTTGCCGCTGGCGTCTTCGTGGTAGCTGCCCGGCACGCGCTGTTCAAGCACCAGCCGGCACTGAAGGCCTTCTTTCACGGCGGCCGCCAGGGTCAGGCGGCAGTGGTTGGACTGAACGGCCCCGACGGTGATGAGGGTGTCGGCGCCCCGCGCGAGGGCGTCGGCCACCAGAAATTCCAGTTTGCGCGTTTTGTTGCCGCCCCCGGTCAGGCCGGTCAGGTCGTCGCGCTTGACGTAGATGTCGGGGCCGCCGAGAAAGGCGCTGAGGCGCTCGAGTTTCTCGATCGGCGTGGGATGCGCCGTGTACTGACGCCGTGGAAAGCGGGCAAGGTGCATGGAATCCTCCTGGAAATCTGACTCAAGCTACGTTCGTTGATAAAACTTGTCAACAAAGTGAGCCTGCTTTCGTTGCCGGCAACTGCTGGGTTCCAGAAAGCAGTTATGGCAAGTTGCTAGGACAGGCTGATGCGGCTGGCTCAGGCTGAACGGGTGTGCCTGGCACGCGCCTTATTCAGGGTGGATACCAGGGGCGATTGTGGGCGGTCAATGGACAGCCGGTAGACCTGGGAAGGGACTTTAAGACGGAGTTTACGGTATCCGGGGGCTTCAACGGACACCAGGGACTTCAGGGAGCTTGCACCTACGGATCAGATGGCCACGGGTTCGAACCCCTTTGGGCACGTCACAAAGAAAGTCCGCCGAAAGGCGGACGTTTCGCTTTTGCCTGATGCGCGCAACTGATTCACTGCCAGGACGCTGATGTCCCCAGAACACGTATTCAATCCCACCTGCTTAACCCACTGAAAATGCAGCTGTTCAGGACCTGCTCAGTCCCGGCAATTGCCGTCTCCGTGGGCCAGGTAGGAAACGACAGCGCCCATAGGCACTCCATTCATGGTGGCGATCCCGCGCATGATGTCGTTGAACAGGGGCCGGGCGCCCACCTGCGCGAAAGCGCGGGAACAGGTGCCCATGTTGCTCGCGTTGCTGCTCTGGGCGACAGCATGGCTGCCCAGTGCAATGCCTGCGGCAAAAACGAGTCCGGCGAGGTGACGATGCCTCATACGACCTCCTTATCGAGAGCCTGTGGCTCCTCTCAACTGTACTCCTCCTGGGAGACCCGGAGCATTGCCCTCGCCTCAGCCCGGGCACGGAATTCCTTTTGTGGTCAAGGCTCAGTTGCGGGGATGTGCTGGACGCTGCTTTCATCCTGGAATTCCACGGTAGGGCCGCAGCATTCGCGGTCCAGTTCTGGACATTGGGCTGTCAGGGCTTATCCAAAGGTAAGGGCGAGTCAGCAGCAATCGGCTGGGTGCGCTTCAGCAACCGGTGACCTTGAAGCAGGCGGTCAAGCATGCCTACCCAGACCAGACCCACCAGGGCTCCCGCCACCACATCGGTCGGGTAATGCACGCCACTGTACACACGTGACCACATCATGGTCAGGACATAAATGACGCCCAGGCCCAGCATCAGCGGGCGCCAGCGGGTCGGCCAGCTCAGCAGGATCATCGCCAGAGCAAGTGAGGTGGCAAACATGGCATGCCCACTGGGAAACGAGAAATCCGCCTCCGGCGCGATCGGTGTCCAGTAGGTCGGCCGGGGACGGTCAAACACCTTTTTGAGCACGGCATGGAACACCACCGAGCCCGCCAGCGCAAGCAGCAGAAAGTACGTTGCTCTGGGTTGCAGGACATACAGGCAGCCGGCCAGGAGAAGGGTAACCGGCAACATGCCGGGTGTGTTCCCGAACTCGGAAAGTCCGGCAGCCAGTCGGTTCAGAGGTTCGGTGCTGTAGGCATGGATGGCCAGCATCAGCGGCTTTTCGAACGTGAAAGGGTCGTGCTCATAGACGTCTGCGGCAATAGCGATAAAGGCCAGGAACGGGAAGAGAAGCCCAAAAAAGAGCTTCAGCAGCGACCGCCCATAGCCTTTCAGGAACAGTCGCAAGCGCCGCAGATGGAACCGCACGGAGGCCAGCATGCTCTGGAGGGTACATGTCCCGGAGGGCTGCCGTCGAAGATGTCGGGCACTGCTGGCACCTGCGCAGTGGTTATCGGGCGCCCGGTACACGTGACCTCCGGCTTCCCGGCTGCAACCTGATCCCGGACTGTGCAGGGCCCTGAAGGCGCCCGCTTCTTCTACGCCGTACTCTCTGCCTGATTGGCCTACTCGCAGGTTAAGCCGTTTCCCGGATGCTGCCTCCTGGAGCGGCCGGTACACTCCTGGGGAGGTGATTGACGTGACCAACCAGATGCGACATACCGGATTCCAGGCAAACGGGCCTTTCAGGCTCAGCCTGCACTTCGGCGGTTGTCACGACGGTGCCCGGGCTTACCCAGGCCACATACCCTCGAACACACGAGATTCCTGACGGTAGCGCCAGCATCAGCCCGGCATGCCTGAAAGCTCGCCGGGCTTCTTATGGTGATTGTCGTTCAAAGGCAACGGCGCCGCATTGTGGACGCGGAGATCTCGGGTTCGATTCCCAGCATTCACCCCATGGGCAGGTGGCCGAGCAGCGAAGGCACACGACTGTAAATCGTGCGGTTCATCCCCGCGGAGGTGCAAGTCCTCCTCTGCCCACCATCCGCTCCGGGCCGAAGACTGACGGTTACCTCGACTGTCCATCGAGCCTTCACGGCACGTCAGTCGCCCCTTGCCCTGAGCTTTTTCAAGGCCTTGTCGTTCAATGGCCAGGACACCCGGCTGTCTCCCGGGAGATGAGGGTTCAATTCCCTTCGAGGCCGCCACTTCCACGGATCCATTCGCCTCTTGTGCCTTCGGGCCGAAGTTTCAGGATTATCTCACCGGCAATGGCGCAGGAGCGTCCCCCGAGGACGATGAGGGTTCGAATCCCTCCGCAGAGGCGGCGCCGATCCTGAACGTCCCTTGCCCGTTGGCCTCACATTCCTGCGCTGGGCCGCTCGCTCACGGTTCTCGACATTGGTAATGACATCCCGCACCCGGGACGTCAGAGGTTCGAATCCTCCGGCCGTCAGGCCAGCCCGTGAGCATTCCTTGTCCAGCGTTCTTTCACACTCAGTTTGCAGATCAGCATATCAAAGCAGCCACCCTGGCTACACCTGAGCGGTGCTGGCTGACCCTTCTCCTGCAGGTTTCGTCCAACAGCAAGACGCCGGTGTGCCACACCGGAAATGGAGGTGCAAGTCCTTCAACCTGCTTTACGCGCCTGTATCCCAACTTGGCAGAGGAACGCGGCTTAGAACCGCGGCAGTGTAAGGCGGATTCCGTCTGTTCCGTGCACAGGTCAGAAGTGCACCGACCTATGCACTCCACGCCCGGAGCCCGGTTTCTTCCTGCTCACTCTGTTCGGGTTTCCCGTTCCGTTGGAACGGTTCAACCGGAGTCGATTTGAGGTTCGAATCTCACCGGGCGCATTTAAACGTGGGGCGGTAGCTCAGTTGGTAGAGCAGGAAAACTCCCTCGGCATCCCTTGCCTGATGGGCCGAAGCTTGAGGGTTACCACTTTGGATGGCCGGGTCGCTGGTTCGAGTCCAGCCCGCCCCACCACCGCCGCACTGCGGCAGCACACCACCTGGGAACGGTGGCGGAGATGGTCAAACGCAAATGACGCCGTCCATGCACGGCTTCCCTTGGCAACCACTTGCCCTTTCCGGCCGACTGTCCGAGGGTTACCGGATCATTCGCTCGTTCGAGCTCGTGGGTTCAAATCCCACCCGTTCCTAGCCTTACGGGGTGGTCGCCCGACCTGGCGGGCAGGGCCCTTCGGCCCCTTTTGTCTTCCAGGCCGCTGCACGAAGGCTCTCAGCCCTCGACTCCTCGCCACCTCTCGATTGCAGCTGCTTGCGGTTACGTCCGCTCGGCAACCTCGCCCACCAAAGGAGGGCCGTCATATGAAGAACTACCTGAAGACCCTTTCGCCTGCGCACGTTCATCAGCGTCAGCCGCTTCCTGGCCGCACCGATCAGCTGCGCAACAACGCCGGCGGCTACGCATTCGAGGTGAGCGACGAGACGCGTTTTGTGCGCTTCCTGATTCTGGGTACGGAAGGCGGAACCTTCTATGCCTCCGAGGGGACGCAAACGAAGCTGGAAACCGAGTTCGTGATCCGGTTCGTCCGTGAACACGGCGTGCGGGCCGTCGAGCTGATTCTCGACGTGGCGCAGCGCAACCGTGCTCCCAAGGCCGATCCGGCGCTGGTCGCCCTGGCCGCCGTGGCCAAGCTCGGTGACCTGGAGGCCCGGAAGGCCGCCTGGAACGCGCTGCCGCTGGTGGCCCGCACCGGCACGCACCTGTTTCACTTTCTGGCTTTCCTGCAGACCTTCGGGGGCTGGGGGCGCCTGACCCGCGCAGGGGTCGCCAGCATCTACCTGAGCACGCCGGTCGAGAAGCTGGCCCTGTGGGCCGTGAAGTACAAGGCCCGTGACGGCTGGACGCATGCCGACGCGCTGCGTCTGGCCCACCCGAAGACCGATGAGGCCGACCGCAACGCCGTGTTCAAATTCATGGTGGATGGGGTGCTGGCCGAAGGCGAGGCCACCGGCGAGGCACTGCGGCTGCTCCAGGGCCACGTGCTGGCCTTGAAGGCGACCAGCGACGGGGACGCTGCGGGGCTGATGCGGGAGTACCGCCTGCCGATCGAGGCCGTGCCGACCCATGTTCGCGGAGCGGAGGTCTACCGGATGGCCCTGGAGACCAACGGCGTCACGTGGACCCTGCGCAACCTCGGCAACCTGGCGCGTGTGGGCCTGCTGGTGCCCGGCAACTGGGACGTGATCACCGGGGTGGTGGACCGCGTGACGAACGAACAGGCGCTGCGCCGGGGCCGCATCCACCCGATCGACGTGCTCAAGGCACTGCTGGTCTACCGCGAGGGCCGTGGCGTGCGCGGCAGCGGCCAGTGGGCGGTGGTGCCGCAGATCGTGGACGCGCTGGACCGGGCCTTCCTGCTGGCCTTCGGTGCCGTGGAACCGGCTGGCAAGCGCTTCGTGCTGGGCCTGGATGTGTCGGGTTCCATGGACGCGGGTCTGATCGCTGGGGTACCGGGTCTGACCCCGCGTCTGGGGGCGGCGGCGATGAGCCTGGTCACCGCGCGGACCGAGCCCCAATACACCGCGCTCGCCTTCTCGGCCGCCGTGGGCGGCTACGGCGGACAGTGGGGCGGGGGAGAGCCGGGCCTGACACCCCTGACCTTCTCGGCACGGACGCGCCTGGACGACGCGGTCGGCGCCATGCGAGCGGTCCCGATGGGCGGCACCGACTGCGCCCTGCCGATGCTGTGGGCGGCCCGCAACAAGGTCGAAGCCGACGTGTTCGTGGTCTATACCGACAACGAGACCTGGGCGGGAGCGGTTCATCCCGCGGTGGCCCTGCAGCAGTACCGGCAGAAGATGGGGATCGGGGCGCGGCTGATCGTGGTCGGAATGACGGCGACGCGCTTTACCATCGCTGACCCGGCGGACGCGGGAATGCTCGACTTAGTGGGCTTCGACAGCAGCGCGCCACGGGTGATGGCCGAGTTTGCCGCCGGGAAGTTCTGAAGAAAGCAGCGGAGAAGGGCAGGTAGATGTTGGAAAGAATCTGACACACACCTGCCCGCCGTTTACGTTTCCACGTCCGGGGTCCAGGTGCCCGCTACAGTTGCTCCATGAAGGCCGTCATGGTTCACGCGTTCAACGTTCGCCCTGAGCTCACCACGGTCCCGGATCCCGTTCCCACGGAAGATGGCGTGGTGGTGCAGGTGGAGGCCACCGGCGTGTGCCGCAGCGACTGGCACGGGTGGGTGGGGCATGACCCGGACATCACCCTGCCACATGTTCCTGGCCATGAACTCGCGGGGACTGTGGTCGCTGTGGGTAGGAACATCCGCAAATGGACTGCAGGCGACCGCGTCACCGTGCCGTTCGTCTCCGGCTGCGGGCGCTGCCACGAATGTCAGTCCGGAAACCAGCAGGTGTGCGACCGCCAGTTTCAGCCCGGTTTCACGCACTGGGGCTCATTTGCTCAGTACGTGGCCCTGCACCATGCCGAGCAGAACCTGGTGGCCCTGCCAGACGATCTGGATTTCGTGACGGCCGCCAGCCTCGGGTGCCGCTTCGCCACCTCCTTCCGGGCCGTGGTGCATCAGGGGCGTGTCCGGGCCGGCGAATGGGTGGCGGTCCACGGCTGCGGCGGCGTGGGTCTGTCGGCCATCATGATTGCCAAGGCCCTGGGTGCCGGCGTGGTGGCGGTGGACATCGACGACGAGAAGCTCCGGTTTGCCG
The window above is part of the Deinococcus malanensis genome. Proteins encoded here:
- a CDS encoding zinc-dependent alcohol dehydrogenase family protein, which codes for MKAVMVHAFNVRPELTTVPDPVPTEDGVVVQVEATGVCRSDWHGWVGHDPDITLPHVPGHELAGTVVAVGRNIRKWTAGDRVTVPFVSGCGRCHECQSGNQQVCDRQFQPGFTHWGSFAQYVALHHAEQNLVALPDDLDFVTAASLGCRFATSFRAVVHQGRVRAGEWVAVHGCGGVGLSAIMIAKALGAGVVAVDIDDEKLRFAGQLGADILINSRLTPDVAGAVRDSTGGGVHVSLDALGHPETCVNSIANLRTRGRHVQVGLLLAEQSRPAIPMDRVIARELELYGSHGMQAHAYPEMLAMISRGTLRPGQLLGQRVTLGQSIDVLVNMDRFLERGVTVIDRFV
- a CDS encoding GNAT family N-acetyltransferase, which codes for MATGYLAWRGNVCPDSWRLYFVVMLGDQPVGMQDLIGVKFDTLKTVTTFSWLAPGIRRQGLGREMRAAILHLAFEGFGALEAASEAFFDNVASNRVSEVMGYQPNGNDWATRRGEPAVLNRWRLKRDDWALSSRNDIGLIGVEECKPVLHIQ
- a CDS encoding carboxylate--amine ligase; this encodes MITERSDLLAAIDRINEVGLPAAITFNTHITALAITRSLGRQGIPVLGLDREGGGLGQRSRYLSALALCPDVADGGREFTDFLLDLGPRFAHKPVLFPTNDDWVFATAHHRAELERFYHVPFSGQEVIDTALNKTSLYRAAEKLGIPIPQSWYLDGVPLADLAAGPHERVREVAAQVPYPVILKPDESRAFYEAFRAKVFVVHTPDEFASRVQEAAQRGLQLVAQRIVQTRPGGFYSVCSYLDAQSRPRGVFVGRKLEQYPPDFGTSCLADARFVPEIAERGVRVLQALGFHGISEIEFVQDPDTGEHLLLDVNTRSWKWIGLPIASGVDLPALAYRDATGEAFDAPQQRDGVRWTFLRDYVKLVRERAGVMPQEHVTKDEWLSLIRGERPAGGTLVDGILDPDDPEPFYEVLKGELFGFRYTCAC
- a CDS encoding phosphatase PAP2 family protein — its product is MLASVRFHLRRLRLFLKGYGRSLLKLFFGLLFPFLAFIAIAADVYEHDPFTFEKPLMLAIHAYSTEPLNRLAAGLSEFGNTPGMLPVTLLLAGCLYVLQPRATYFLLLALAGSVVFHAVLKKVFDRPRPTYWTPIAPEADFSFPSGHAMFATSLALAMILLSWPTRWRPLMLGLGVIYVLTMMWSRVYSGVHYPTDVVAGALVGLVWVGMLDRLLQGHRLLKRTQPIAADSPLPLDKP
- the rsr gene encoding RNA-binding protein Rsr; its protein translation is MKNYLKTLSPAHVHQRQPLPGRTDQLRNNAGGYAFEVSDETRFVRFLILGTEGGTFYASEGTQTKLETEFVIRFVREHGVRAVELILDVAQRNRAPKADPALVALAAVAKLGDLEARKAAWNALPLVARTGTHLFHFLAFLQTFGGWGRLTRAGVASIYLSTPVEKLALWAVKYKARDGWTHADALRLAHPKTDEADRNAVFKFMVDGVLAEGEATGEALRLLQGHVLALKATSDGDAAGLMREYRLPIEAVPTHVRGAEVYRMALETNGVTWTLRNLGNLARVGLLVPGNWDVITGVVDRVTNEQALRRGRIHPIDVLKALLVYREGRGVRGSGQWAVVPQIVDALDRAFLLAFGAVEPAGKRFVLGLDVSGSMDAGLIAGVPGLTPRLGAAAMSLVTARTEPQYTALAFSAAVGGYGGQWGGGEPGLTPLTFSARTRLDDAVGAMRAVPMGGTDCALPMLWAARNKVEADVFVVYTDNETWAGAVHPAVALQQYRQKMGIGARLIVVGMTATRFTIADPADAGMLDLVGFDSSAPRVMAEFAAGKF
- a CDS encoding LLM class flavin-dependent oxidoreductase; this translates as MRFGYWMPIFGGWLRNVEQEDMTTDWTYVRDVAVQSEQLGFDLSLIAELNLNDIKGPQAPSLDAWTLAPAVAAVTQNLELMLAVRPNYHAPALTAKAISTLETIAPGRISLNVVSSWWADEARQYGMPFDQHDDRYTRTEEWLSVVRRLLTEPVVDHAGGLYQLSGTHLEPKPAQLSTVYMGGESPRAKQLISEKSDAYVMHGDPPEIIAAKIADMRARREAAGGVPMQFGMAAYVICRDTEEEAQAELARITDVRQSPQAYASYQDFVRGSQLESQVSLEEYSVSNRGLRPRLIGTPEQIVARIREYEAAGVDLLLLQFSPQLEEMQRFGQDVIPRFRT
- a CDS encoding aspartate/glutamate racemase family protein; the encoded protein is MSRAVGVLGGMGPEATLDFFAKVLRRAGAGSDQEHLRLLIDNNPGVPDRNAALSGRGESPGPVLAQMARGLQASGADFLVMVCNTAHAFEDDILNATSLPFVSLIEETRDAVLRERPALRRVGLLATNACLDAGLYQSAFAPHDVRTLTLEGASLERFMELLYRIKAGNTGPDVRAEMRSLALELVDAGAEVLVAGCTEVPLVLGAQDVPAPLVNSTDVLVERTLQYARGLAPLPERSVETPA
- a CDS encoding serine hydrolase domain-containing protein — encoded protein: MPLFDTVRDLAPYLQSWLEYQRDLARVPGVQVAVRVNGELAASFALGVANEATGQPLTPQHLFRIASHSKTFTATAIFQLAETGALRLDDLAGRWLPELAGSPAAGLTVRALLGHQSGINRDGADSDYWQQLYDFPDRDALIARCRADAVFPPDQFFKYSNMGYSLLGLIIEAASSQTYEDYVAAHITGPLTLTNLGPELPQEREPELAAGHSGRLAGNDPRRVLPSSDTRAMAAATGFYGTAEDVTAYLSAHALGRADLLTDASRRLMQRKESEIHRPVKRWYGLGFIIEEIGDRLVVGHSGGFPGHITQSWLDPESDLAVSVLTNCLGGPATEWAMNLIKLIDLAMNAPEKKTTDAPGSNLDSYTGRFATDWGVFDLVNLGGRLVSLAPLGNPALSVTELTVVDADTLIPKPEAGFGSVGEPFQFQRTAAGDIEWVRQGGGQAWPIAAYRQRVGLDPLA
- a CDS encoding D-cysteine desulfhydrase, which translates into the protein MHLARFPRRQYTAHPTPIEKLERLSAFLGGPDIYVKRDDLTGLTGGGNKTRKLEFLVADALARGADTLITVGAVQSNHCRLTLAAAVKEGLQCRLVLEQRVPGSYHEDASGNNLLFRLLGAESITVVEGGADLAGVMQGIADDLTREGRQGYVIPGGGSNALGALGYVACAEELLGQAYQMGLDLDHVVCASGSAGTHAGLLVGLTGNTAHLPLTGINVRRDRQTQEGNVHALAQQTAELVGVPDIPREAVRALDEWVGPGYSLPTAEMTEAVQLLARLEGILLDPVYTGKAMAGLIGLVRRGEFEPGQKVLFVHTGGSPALYAYQDVLFA